One Qipengyuania aurantiaca genomic region harbors:
- a CDS encoding flavin-containing monooxygenase, whose translation MGERPASNRATDFDVLIVGAGISGIGMAAHMREKAPDHTFAIVERRENLGGTWDLFRYPGIRSDSDMHTLGFDFEPWKHEKSIADGPAILDYLDRIVDERDIRRHIRFGHKVVAADWREADARWHVTLETEDGERKKLTANWLYLGSGYYDYDEPYDPGFDFGDFTGQVIHPQFWPKDLDYAGKSVVVIGSGATAVTIVPSMADKAAKVTMLQRTPTWMFSRPAKDGFANFLRKVLPEKLAYRITRFKNIKLQDIGFKRARTKPEKVKQFLHKKITKIMGKDYDLAPFTPPYDPWDQRLCLVPDDDLFEAIKGGKAEVVTGQIKAFEKGGVRLKDDSFLPADIVVTATGLKLAVAGKIRLSVEGEAVDLAERFYYKGCMFSNLPNLAVVFGYLNASWTLRADINSDYVCRVLNVMKAKGAEVAVPVLPQDHGLEEDDIFDFSSGYIQRSKHIMPKNALQYPWRLNQEYVLDRKRMATDPVEDGLLRLRGRQEAATGDREKLEAAE comes from the coding sequence ATGGGAGAGAGACCAGCAAGCAACCGCGCCACCGATTTCGATGTGCTGATCGTCGGCGCCGGCATTTCCGGCATCGGCATGGCCGCGCATATGCGGGAGAAAGCGCCCGATCACACATTCGCCATCGTCGAACGGCGCGAAAATCTGGGCGGCACCTGGGACCTGTTCCGTTACCCCGGCATTCGCTCGGACAGCGACATGCACACGCTGGGCTTCGATTTCGAGCCGTGGAAGCATGAGAAGAGCATTGCCGATGGACCGGCCATACTCGACTATCTCGACCGCATCGTCGACGAGCGCGACATTCGCCGCCACATTCGCTTCGGCCACAAGGTCGTCGCTGCCGACTGGCGCGAAGCCGATGCCCGCTGGCACGTGACGCTGGAAACCGAGGATGGCGAACGCAAGAAGCTGACCGCGAACTGGCTGTATCTCGGATCGGGCTATTACGACTATGACGAGCCCTACGATCCGGGCTTCGACTTCGGGGACTTTACCGGGCAGGTCATCCATCCGCAGTTCTGGCCGAAAGACCTCGACTATGCGGGCAAGAGCGTGGTGGTCATCGGATCGGGGGCGACGGCGGTTACAATCGTGCCCTCGATGGCGGACAAGGCGGCAAAGGTCACCATGCTCCAGCGCACGCCGACCTGGATGTTCTCGCGTCCGGCGAAGGACGGGTTCGCGAATTTCCTGCGCAAGGTGCTGCCAGAAAAGCTCGCCTATCGCATCACCCGCTTCAAGAACATCAAGCTGCAGGACATCGGCTTCAAGCGGGCGCGCACCAAGCCCGAGAAGGTGAAGCAGTTCCTGCACAAGAAGATCACGAAGATCATGGGGAAGGATTACGACCTTGCCCCCTTCACCCCGCCCTACGATCCGTGGGACCAGCGGCTCTGCCTCGTGCCCGACGACGATCTTTTCGAAGCGATCAAGGGCGGCAAGGCCGAGGTCGTCACCGGTCAGATCAAGGCCTTCGAAAAGGGCGGCGTGCGGCTGAAGGACGACAGCTTCCTGCCCGCCGACATCGTCGTCACGGCCACGGGCCTGAAGCTGGCCGTGGCCGGCAAGATCAGGCTGTCGGTCGAGGGCGAAGCGGTCGATCTGGCCGAGCGCTTTTATTACAAGGGCTGCATGTTCTCGAACCTGCCCAACCTTGCGGTGGTGTTCGGCTATCTCAACGCCAGCTGGACGCTGCGTGCCGATATCAATTCCGATTACGTGTGCCGCGTGCTCAACGTGATGAAGGCCAAGGGTGCGGAGGTTGCCGTGCCGGTCCTGCCGCAGGATCACGGGTTGGAAGAGGACGATATTTTCGACTTTTCTTCCGGCTATATCCAGCGTTCCAAGCACATCATGCCCAAGAACGCGCTGCAATATCCCTGGCGGCTCAACCAGGAATATGTGCTCGACCGCAAGCGCATGGCCACCGACCCGGTCGAGGACGGCCTGCTCCGCCTGCGGGGGCGGCAGGAGGCCGCGACCGGCGACAGAGAGAAACTGGAAGCAGCAGAGTAG
- a CDS encoding competence/damage-inducible protein A — protein MTDRIYTAGLVVIGDEILSGRTHDKNIAQVASWLQVQGIRLSEVRVVPDVVAKIVEAVNTLRESYDYLFTTGGIGPTHDDITVDAVSEALGVDVVIHPEARATLEAYYADKGGLNEGRLRMARVPEGAELIPNRMSGAPGIRIENVHLMAGVPHITAGMLDALTGTLEGGAPLLSETIGGFIPESEVSTLLRDVEKAHENCQIGSYPFFKEGKVGANFVIRSTDRVALDACLVALTAGLDEAGFAYTPGGI, from the coding sequence ATGACCGATCGCATCTACACCGCCGGGCTCGTCGTCATCGGTGACGAAATCCTTTCCGGCCGCACGCATGACAAGAACATTGCGCAGGTCGCCAGCTGGCTGCAGGTGCAGGGCATTCGCCTGTCCGAAGTGCGCGTGGTGCCCGATGTGGTGGCGAAGATCGTCGAGGCGGTGAACACGCTGCGCGAGAGCTATGACTACCTCTTCACCACCGGCGGGATCGGGCCGACGCATGACGACATCACCGTCGATGCCGTGTCGGAGGCGCTGGGCGTCGACGTCGTCATCCATCCGGAAGCGCGCGCGACGCTGGAAGCCTATTACGCCGACAAGGGCGGGCTCAACGAAGGGCGCCTGCGCATGGCCCGTGTGCCGGAAGGAGCCGAGCTCATTCCCAACCGCATGTCGGGCGCGCCGGGCATCCGCATTGAGAACGTCCACCTCATGGCGGGCGTGCCGCATATCACCGCCGGGATGCTCGATGCGCTGACCGGCACGCTGGAAGGCGGCGCGCCGTTGCTGTCCGAGACCATCGGCGGTTTCATTCCCGAAAGCGAGGTCTCGACCCTGCTGCGCGATGTCGAGAAGGCGCATGAGAACTGCCAGATCGGCAGCTACCCCTTCTTCAAGGAGGGCAAGGTCGGCGCGAACTTCGTCATCCGCTCCACCGACCGCGTCGCGCTGGACGCCTGCCTCGTTGCGCTGACCGCTGGCCTGGACGAGGCCGGCTTCGCCTATACGCCGGGCGGGATTTGA
- the rplA gene encoding 50S ribosomal protein L1: MAKQTKNQQVRAKLDGEKLYTVDEALATLREHKAKFDETVEVAMNLGVDPRHADQMVRGMVSLPSGTGKDVRVAVFAKGDNAEKALAAGADKVGAEDLMEDMQNGNLDYDRVIATPDMMGVVGRLGKVLGPKGLMPNPKLGTVTPNVEQAVKDAKGGQVEFRVEKQGIIHSGIGKLSFKDEDLKTNFKALTDAIVKAKPAGAKGKYVRKVTLTSSMGPGLKVDLGEVEGA, translated from the coding sequence ATGGCAAAGCAGACGAAGAACCAGCAGGTCCGCGCGAAGCTGGACGGCGAAAAGCTCTACACCGTGGACGAAGCACTCGCCACGCTGCGCGAGCACAAGGCGAAGTTCGACGAGACCGTCGAAGTCGCGATGAACCTCGGCGTCGATCCGCGCCACGCCGACCAGATGGTCCGCGGCATGGTCTCGCTCCCGAGCGGCACCGGCAAGGACGTGCGCGTCGCCGTGTTCGCCAAGGGCGACAACGCCGAGAAGGCTCTTGCTGCCGGCGCAGACAAGGTCGGTGCCGAAGATCTCATGGAAGACATGCAGAACGGCAACCTCGACTACGACCGCGTGATCGCGACCCCGGACATGATGGGTGTCGTCGGCCGTCTCGGTAAGGTGCTCGGCCCCAAGGGCCTGATGCCGAACCCGAAGCTCGGCACCGTTACGCCGAACGTGGAACAGGCCGTGAAGGACGCCAAGGGCGGCCAGGTCGAATTCCGCGTGGAAAAGCAGGGCATCATCCACTCAGGCATCGGCAAGCTGTCGTTCAAGGACGAAGACCTGAAGACCAACTTCAAGGCTCTGACCGACGCCATCGTCAAGGCGAAGCCGGCTGGCGCCAAGGGCAAGTATGTCCGCAAGGTCACGCTGACCAGCTCGATGGGCCCCGGCCTCAAGGTCGATCTCGGCGAAGTCGAGGGTGCGTAA
- the rplK gene encoding 50S ribosomal protein L11 — translation MAKKIEGYIKLQVPAGTANPSPPIGPALGQRGVNIMEFCKAFNAATQDLEKNAPIPTVITVYADRSFSFVTKTPPASFYLKKAAKLKSGSKEPGKVSAGTIKQSAIKEIAEAKMVDLNANDIDQAMKIIEGSARSMGLEVVEG, via the coding sequence GTGGCCAAGAAGATCGAAGGCTATATCAAGCTGCAGGTGCCCGCGGGCACTGCAAACCCGTCGCCCCCCATCGGCCCGGCACTGGGTCAGCGCGGCGTCAACATCATGGAATTCTGCAAGGCGTTCAACGCCGCCACGCAGGACCTTGAAAAGAACGCCCCGATCCCGACGGTCATCACCGTCTATGCCGACCGTTCGTTCAGCTTCGTCACCAAGACGCCGCCGGCATCGTTCTATCTCAAGAAGGCTGCCAAGCTGAAGTCGGGCTCGAAGGAGCCGGGCAAGGTTTCGGCCGGAACCATCAAGCAGAGCGCGATCAAGGAAATCGCCGAAGCCAAGATGGTCGACCTCAACGCGAACGACATCGACCAGGCCATGAAGATCATCGAAGGCTCCGCGCGTTCGATGGGCCTCGAAGTGGTGGAGGGCTAA
- a CDS encoding PspA/IM30 family protein: protein MFRIAIQVKELISSNVTSAIDSASNPAKMLARLQREIEEALVGLHGEVSKARRQKDRLENELTQAELREADWSDKAQIAMDNGREDLARQALMAREDCRAGIERVKQDIDRLSADITEMEAATRELEAKREDVRQRHADQTAADGNASGSGAVSGYASRTERRMDHIETLEKRTAFATEESAPCRGNASVEREIEEMRRNRKIEEELAAMRSDDKPAPAKKPAKKGGKRSKAA from the coding sequence ATGTTTCGTATTGCCATCCAGGTGAAGGAACTCATTTCCAGCAACGTCACCAGCGCGATCGACAGCGCTTCGAACCCGGCCAAGATGCTGGCGCGCCTGCAGCGCGAAATCGAAGAGGCTCTGGTCGGCCTGCACGGCGAAGTGTCGAAGGCCCGCCGCCAGAAGGACCGGCTCGAGAACGAACTGACCCAGGCCGAACTGCGCGAGGCCGACTGGTCGGATAAGGCCCAGATCGCCATGGACAACGGTCGCGAGGACCTTGCCCGCCAGGCGCTTATGGCGCGCGAGGATTGCCGCGCCGGGATCGAGCGGGTGAAGCAGGACATCGACCGCCTTTCCGCCGACATCACCGAAATGGAAGCGGCGACGCGCGAACTGGAAGCCAAGCGCGAGGACGTGCGCCAGCGCCACGCAGACCAGACGGCGGCTGACGGCAACGCCAGCGGCTCGGGCGCAGTCAGCGGCTACGCCAGCCGCACCGAACGCCGCATGGACCACATCGAAACGCTGGAAAAGCGCACCGCCTTCGCCACCGAAGAGAGCGCGCCGTGCCGCGGCAACGCCTCGGTCGAACGCGAGATCGAGGAAATGCGCCGCAACCGCAAGATCGAGGAAGAACTCGCCGCCATGCGCTCGGACGATAAGCCCGCACCGGCGAAGAAACCGGCAAAGAAGGGCGGAAAACGCAGCAAGGCCGCGTGA
- a CDS encoding CPBP family intramembrane glutamic endopeptidase — translation MTDTGQQRMGWGYFLLQLITIGAVYFLCSIPAAVIWGYVDASGEAAISSTGAAASVASSMAGALLVAWLWLRRDGAVAEAWNLRRPEDGWARTLLAAVVATIAIIGWFTLGAMLVDAIGLAMPDVVEVLGWVTQSQFHFILWIVLVALFAAGLGEELIYRGFLMDRLNRLQGLAGKAWPIILIQGVLFGLPHAYQGLGGVIITGVVGIGLGWLRYNRKGNLWALVLAHMAVDVIMMSLSYADKLGFMPAT, via the coding sequence ATGACCGACACGGGCCAGCAGCGCATGGGATGGGGCTATTTCCTGCTCCAGCTCATCACCATCGGGGCGGTCTATTTCCTCTGCTCGATCCCGGCAGCGGTGATCTGGGGCTATGTCGATGCGAGTGGCGAGGCCGCGATAAGCTCGACCGGCGCGGCGGCATCGGTCGCCTCGAGCATGGCCGGCGCGCTTCTGGTCGCCTGGCTGTGGCTGCGCCGCGATGGCGCGGTTGCCGAGGCGTGGAACCTGCGCCGGCCCGAAGACGGCTGGGCGAGGACACTGCTCGCCGCCGTGGTCGCGACGATCGCCATCATCGGCTGGTTCACGCTGGGCGCAATGCTGGTCGACGCGATCGGCCTTGCCATGCCCGATGTGGTCGAGGTGCTCGGCTGGGTCACACAGAGCCAGTTCCACTTCATCCTGTGGATCGTCCTCGTAGCCCTCTTCGCTGCCGGCCTTGGCGAGGAACTCATTTATCGCGGCTTCCTCATGGACCGGCTGAACCGCCTGCAGGGCCTTGCCGGAAAGGCCTGGCCGATCATCCTGATCCAGGGCGTGCTGTTCGGCCTCCCCCACGCCTATCAGGGCTTGGGCGGCGTGATCATCACCGGCGTCGTCGGCATCGGGCTCGGCTGGCTGCGCTACAACCGCAAGGGCAATCTGTGGGCGCTGGTGCTGGCGCATATGGCGGTCGACGTGATCATGATGAGCCTGTCCTATGCCGACAAGCTGGGCTTCATGCCCGCGACCTGA
- the nusG gene encoding transcription termination/antitermination protein NusG → MARWYIIHAYSGFENKVRDSIIAEAERLGLSEGVEEVQVPTETVTEVKRGKKVQVERKFMPGYVLAKLNMTDDVYHLVKNTPKVTGFLGNNNKPQAISEKEAARYFGGVEEAKSAPKKQVNVDYEIGDQVKVLDGPFASFNGLVEELDFDKQKVKVSVSIFGRATPVELEFEQVELVK, encoded by the coding sequence ATGGCACGCTGGTACATCATCCACGCCTATTCCGGTTTCGAGAACAAGGTCCGCGATTCGATCATCGCCGAGGCCGAGCGCCTGGGCCTGTCCGAAGGCGTCGAAGAGGTGCAGGTCCCGACCGAAACCGTCACCGAAGTGAAGCGCGGCAAGAAGGTCCAGGTCGAGCGCAAGTTCATGCCCGGCTACGTGCTGGCCAAGCTCAACATGACCGACGACGTTTATCACCTCGTGAAAAACACGCCCAAGGTGACCGGCTTCCTCGGCAACAACAACAAGCCGCAGGCGATTTCCGAGAAGGAAGCCGCGCGCTATTTCGGCGGTGTGGAAGAAGCCAAGTCCGCACCCAAGAAGCAGGTCAATGTCGATTACGAGATCGGCGACCAGGTCAAGGTGCTCGACGGCCCCTTTGCCAGCTTCAACGGCCTCGTCGAGGAACTCGATTTCGACAAGCAGAAGGTCAAGGTTTCGGTCTCGATCTTCGGCCGCGCCACGCCGGTCGAACTCGAATTCGAACAGGTCGAACTGGTCAAGTAA
- the secE gene encoding preprotein translocase subunit SecE → MVDKADKTAKVAPAKVKGGKKTSPAEFIRQVQTEGRKVVWPTWPETVRISIFVFIMMIILSLFFLGVDSAFGAVVSWLLTLA, encoded by the coding sequence ATGGTCGACAAAGCCGACAAGACCGCCAAGGTAGCCCCTGCCAAAGTTAAGGGGGGCAAGAAAACCTCGCCCGCCGAATTCATCCGGCAGGTTCAGACCGAAGGCCGCAAGGTCGTGTGGCCGACCTGGCCCGAAACGGTCCGTATCTCGATCTTCGTGTTCATCATGATGATCATCCTCTCGCTCTTCTTCCTCGGCGTCGATTCGGCCTTCGGCGCCGTGGTGAGCTGGCTCCTCACGCTGGCCTGA
- a CDS encoding alanine/glycine:cation symporter family protein, with translation MANATPPSFGERMIEPVTNISDFIWGGTWNGEAVIPFPPLAIILLGIGLWFMVGLRFYPIVKLWSSITGLFAGRKGQGAGEISPFAALSTALSGQVGTGNLAGVATAIALGGPGAIFWMWITALFGMALAFAEGSLAIRYREKTSDGVYRGGPMSYIMMGLGPKFTWLAVVFCLGTLFSALVTGNSIQANAMADGMNELFGMPEWLGGLLTAAIVFIVIIGGIKSIGNVAEKIVPFMAATYIVMAVIALILNFGDLGETFALIFNGAFNPQSAVGGFTGAAIIMAIRAGVARGLFSNEAGQGSTPIAHAVAQTDDPELQGRMAMLGTFIDTIVICTMTALVILTVRGDFTAGGEAVAHAWQSDRVGFEMTSGAFAAAFPFEIASIPIGTLIASIALILFVFTTLLTWSYYGERAITFIYDRIKGSTRSGEKKLHMAWRVLWCLVIFLGAAQPSELVWRLGDISNAAMALPNLLALALLSGVVFKLARGDRKAGPDHTADTPEEPEEY, from the coding sequence ATGGCAAACGCCACACCGCCGAGTTTTGGCGAGCGGATGATCGAACCGGTCACCAACATATCCGATTTCATCTGGGGGGGGACCTGGAACGGCGAGGCCGTGATCCCCTTCCCGCCGCTGGCCATAATCCTGCTGGGCATCGGCCTGTGGTTCATGGTGGGCCTGCGGTTCTACCCGATCGTCAAGCTGTGGTCCTCGATCACCGGCCTTTTCGCCGGTCGCAAGGGCCAGGGTGCGGGCGAAATCTCGCCTTTCGCTGCGCTGTCGACCGCCCTGTCGGGACAGGTCGGCACGGGTAACCTCGCCGGTGTCGCCACCGCTATTGCACTGGGCGGACCGGGGGCGATCTTCTGGATGTGGATCACCGCCCTGTTCGGCATGGCGCTGGCCTTCGCCGAAGGCTCGCTCGCCATCCGCTATCGCGAAAAGACCAGCGACGGCGTCTATCGCGGCGGTCCGATGAGCTACATCATGATGGGCCTGGGCCCCAAGTTCACCTGGCTGGCGGTGGTCTTCTGCCTCGGTACGCTGTTCTCCGCGCTGGTGACGGGCAACTCGATCCAGGCGAACGCCATGGCCGACGGCATGAACGAACTCTTCGGCATGCCCGAATGGCTTGGCGGCCTCCTGACGGCGGCCATCGTCTTCATCGTCATCATCGGCGGCATCAAGTCGATCGGCAATGTGGCGGAAAAGATCGTGCCCTTCATGGCCGCAACCTACATCGTCATGGCGGTGATCGCGCTGATCCTGAACTTCGGCGATCTCGGCGAGACTTTCGCCCTGATCTTCAACGGTGCCTTCAACCCGCAGAGCGCGGTGGGCGGCTTCACCGGCGCGGCGATCATCATGGCGATCCGCGCAGGTGTGGCGCGCGGCCTGTTCTCGAACGAGGCGGGCCAGGGTTCGACCCCGATCGCCCACGCCGTCGCGCAGACCGACGATCCCGAACTGCAGGGCCGCATGGCCATGCTGGGCACCTTCATCGACACCATCGTGATCTGCACCATGACGGCGCTGGTCATCCTCACCGTGCGCGGTGATTTCACCGCTGGCGGCGAGGCTGTCGCGCACGCCTGGCAGTCGGATCGCGTCGGCTTCGAAATGACCAGCGGCGCCTTCGCAGCGGCCTTCCCCTTCGAGATCGCCTCGATCCCGATCGGCACGCTGATCGCTTCGATCGCTCTCATTCTGTTCGTCTTCACCACGCTGCTGACGTGGAGCTATTACGGGGAACGGGCGATCACCTTTATTTACGACCGGATCAAGGGCTCGACCCGTAGCGGCGAGAAGAAGCTGCACATGGCGTGGCGCGTGCTGTGGTGCCTTGTGATCTTCCTCGGTGCCGCTCAGCCGAGCGAACTGGTCTGGCGTCTTGGCGATATTTCCAACGCCGCGATGGCGCTGCCCAACCTGCTGGCGCTGGCGCTCCTGTCGGGCGTGGTGTTCAAGCTCGCCCGCGGCGATCGCAAGGCCGGGCCGGACCATACGGCCGACACGCCCGAGGAACCGGAGGAGTACTAA
- a CDS encoding DUF885 domain-containing protein has protein sequence MNIARLAVCGASALALAACATTGTVDQTATEGDGAVAAAETPVSATDESVAHDALFALFAEADERDLKLNPLSGLFRGDTRYADRLGDYFSDAYTEASRADAALNLQQLEAIDRAALSPTDQLAYDVFEFDQQRTLKGLEPELLAVTQVRPINHFSGLHTFYPSLASGEGGVTLATVEDHENNLARHAEYVAIIDRAIARFREGMDSGVLETRLTIGNVISQIDTQLSMEYHESPFWMPVDNFPDSFSAEEKKRLKFEYLDAVEAVYAAHMRLRDFLRDEYYGAARESVGLSQMKGGAALYQHLIEGSTTLPLTPDYLHDLGLSETARIKTGMEEIKEEVGFTGTLNEFFDYVRTDPQFKPKSREALTQAYYDIGHEVDERIGAYFSLVPKTPLVIKPYEEYREKFEAGGSYQDGAPDGSRPGTFYFNAYDLPSRLTTGIVTLYLHEGAPGHHFQISLARENEALPSFMRFGGNTAYIEGWALYAETLGYEMGFFEDPWNRYGTLQDEQLRAMRLVVDTGLHAKGWTREQAIAFMLENSGLTETEVIAEVERYIAIPGQALAYKVGALKIQALRAKAEQQLGAAFDIRDFHAQVLDSGALPLPVLEAKIDRWIAAGAGKG, from the coding sequence ATGAATATCGCCCGCCTCGCCGTGTGCGGCGCTTCGGCGCTAGCGCTTGCAGCGTGTGCCACGACCGGCACCGTCGACCAGACGGCTACAGAAGGGGACGGCGCCGTCGCTGCCGCCGAAACCCCGGTCTCAGCGACAGACGAGAGTGTCGCCCATGACGCGCTCTTCGCGCTCTTCGCGGAAGCGGACGAACGCGATCTCAAGCTCAACCCTCTAAGCGGCCTGTTTCGCGGCGACACGCGCTATGCCGATCGGCTGGGCGATTATTTCAGCGACGCATACACCGAAGCCAGCCGCGCCGATGCCGCGCTCAACCTGCAGCAGCTGGAAGCGATCGACCGCGCGGCCCTCTCGCCGACCGACCAGCTCGCCTATGACGTGTTCGAATTCGACCAGCAGCGCACGTTGAAGGGGCTGGAGCCCGAACTGCTCGCAGTAACGCAGGTTCGCCCCATCAACCATTTCAGCGGCCTGCACACTTTCTACCCCAGCCTTGCGAGCGGCGAGGGCGGGGTCACGTTGGCGACGGTCGAGGACCACGAGAACAATCTTGCGCGCCACGCGGAATATGTCGCGATCATCGACCGCGCGATAGCGCGGTTCCGCGAAGGGATGGACAGCGGCGTCCTCGAAACGCGCCTGACCATCGGAAACGTGATCAGCCAGATCGATACCCAGCTGTCGATGGAATACCACGAATCGCCCTTCTGGATGCCGGTCGACAACTTCCCCGACAGCTTCAGCGCGGAGGAGAAGAAGCGGCTTAAGTTCGAATATCTCGATGCGGTCGAGGCCGTCTACGCCGCGCATATGCGCCTGCGCGATTTCCTGCGTGACGAATATTACGGTGCCGCGCGCGAAAGCGTGGGCCTTTCGCAGATGAAGGGCGGGGCGGCGCTCTATCAGCACCTGATCGAGGGTTCGACCACGCTGCCGCTCACCCCCGATTACCTCCACGATCTCGGCCTGTCCGAGACCGCCCGGATCAAGACGGGCATGGAAGAGATAAAGGAAGAGGTCGGCTTCACCGGCACGCTCAACGAATTCTTCGATTACGTGCGGACCGATCCGCAATTCAAGCCGAAAAGCCGCGAGGCGCTGACGCAGGCCTATTACGATATCGGCCACGAGGTGGACGAGCGCATCGGTGCCTATTTCTCGCTGGTCCCGAAGACCCCGCTCGTGATCAAGCCCTATGAGGAATATCGCGAAAAGTTCGAGGCAGGCGGGTCCTATCAGGACGGCGCGCCCGACGGATCACGACCCGGCACCTTCTACTTCAACGCCTATGACCTGCCGAGCCGCCTGACGACGGGTATCGTCACGCTCTATCTCCATGAAGGCGCGCCGGGGCATCACTTCCAGATCAGCCTCGCGCGCGAGAACGAGGCCCTGCCAAGCTTCATGCGCTTCGGCGGCAACACCGCCTATATCGAAGGCTGGGCCCTTTATGCCGAGACGCTGGGCTATGAGATGGGCTTCTTCGAGGATCCGTGGAACCGCTACGGCACGCTGCAGGACGAGCAGCTGCGGGCGATGCGGCTGGTGGTCGACACCGGGCTCCACGCCAAGGGCTGGACCCGCGAGCAGGCGATTGCCTTCATGCTGGAAAATTCCGGCCTGACCGAGACCGAGGTGATCGCCGAGGTCGAACGCTATATCGCGATTCCCGGGCAGGCGCTCGCCTACAAGGTCGGCGCGCTCAAGATCCAGGCACTGCGCGCCAAGGCCGAGCAGCAATTGGGCGCGGCTTTCGACATCCGCGATTTCCATGCGCAAGTGCTGGACAGCGGCGCCCTGCCGCTTCCCGTGCTGGAGGCTAAGATCGACCGGTGGATTGCAGCGGGCGCGGGAAAGGGCTGA